ACACTATTCACACTATTCAACGGAAACCAGATATGGATAAACTGGCTGACCGCCATCATGTAATTCAACTTCTAATTCATCATCAATTGCCATGACTGCATCGGCAATCGCTTGGGCTTCTTGGCGAGTTCCACCTTCGCCGATCAAAATCGTCACGATCTCACTATCATCATCAAGCATCGCTTTGATCATATCGACTGTCGCTGTTTGCCGCTCAGATGCCGTCACCTTGATCTTACCATCGATGATCCCCATGTAATCGTCCTTCTTGATTGCTAAACCATCAATGGTTGTATCACGGATTGATTGTGTCACTTGACCGCTAATAACATCCTTCAAGCCAGCCGTCATCTGCGCCTCATTATCAGCCAATGAGTTATCTGGATTAAATGAAAGTAATGACGTCATCCCTTGGGAGATCGTTTTACTTGGCACGATTGCTACTGGGATATCAGCCACTTTTGCTGCTTCTTGTGCGGCCAAAATAATGTTACCGTTGTTCGGTAAAATTAAGGCTTGCTTGGCATTAGCTGACTTGATCGCATCCAAAATATCTTGTGTACTTGGATTCATTGTTTGCCCACCATTTAAGATCGTTGTAGCGCCTAAACTCTTGAACAATGTCCCGACACCTTTACCAGAAGCAATCGCGATAATGCCAAAATCAATCGGTTCTTGAGCTTCAGCTTCGTTAGCTTGATCTTGTTCTAGAATGGTTTCATGTTGTAACCGCATATTATCGATCTTGATCTTCAACATCGAACCATATTCATGGCCATAGGCTAAAACCGTGCCCGGATGTTCCGTATGCACATGGACTTTGACCACTTCATCATCATTGACCACTAGTAATGAATCACCTAAACCATCTAAATGATTACGGAATTCTTCATAGTCAAATTTAGCCGTTGCACCATCTTGGCCTAACCCGACCATCATTTCTGTACAATAACCGAAAGTAATGTCTTCCGTGGCAATTTGGCTTTGGACACTTTGATGATGCATGGCATTAACCATCTCGTCCATTTCAGAACCATCTGGCTGATAAGTATCATCGTCAACCACTTCACCAGAAAGACCTTCTAAAAAGCCTTCATAAATGAAAACTAGTCCTTGACCACCAGAATCAACGACACCCACTTCTTTTAAAAC
This is a stretch of genomic DNA from Loigolactobacillus coryniformis subsp. coryniformis KCTC 3167 = DSM 20001. It encodes these proteins:
- a CDS encoding DAK2 domain-containing protein codes for the protein MEVTEITAAKFQDMVRIGAHRLTKNAEFVNSLNVFPVPDGDTGTNMGLSFGSGAKAVNESNATNVGELAQSLAKGLLMGARGNSGVITSQLFRGFASSVAGKEALTAQDLTAALMSGVETAYKAVMKPVEGTILTVAREAARAANKQSKETTDAVVILQAVVAAAKKALAKTPDLLPVLKEVGVVDSGGQGLVFIYEGFLEGLSGEVVDDDTYQPDGSEMDEMVNAMHHQSVQSQIATEDITFGYCTEMMVGLGQDGATAKFDYEEFRNHLDGLGDSLLVVNDDEVVKVHVHTEHPGTVLAYGHEYGSMLKIKIDNMRLQHETILEQDQANEAEAQEPIDFGIIAIASGKGVGTLFKSLGATTILNGGQTMNPSTQDILDAIKSANAKQALILPNNGNIILAAQEAAKVADIPVAIVPSKTISQGMTSLLSFNPDNSLADNEAQMTAGLKDVISGQVTQSIRDTTIDGLAIKKDDYMGIIDGKIKVTASERQTATVDMIKAMLDDDSEIVTILIGEGGTRQEAQAIADAVMAIDDELEVELHDGGQPVYPYLVSVE